CGGTCAGTGAAGACTTACCCAACCGATTGCCCTGCGAAGTACTGGGTTCTTCCCGCCGATTGCAGCTAGTGGACAGGTGTTTATTTACGCAAACGTTTTCGGTAGCTGCCCCCAAAACGGCGGTTTTCCGGGGTCCAACCGTTAGGTTTGTGTATTGCGGCTTTGCCACTTGTTATAGAAAATTGTCTTTTCTTTTCTTCCGTCTTCCCCCGTTCCTGCCATGACGCCCGTGAACCTGAAGTCGCTGGCCGAGCAACTCAACATGTCTATCGCCACGGTTTCCAGGGCCTTGCGCGATAGCCACGAGGTTTCTGAAGCCACCAAAGCGCGCGTGCGGGCCCTGGCCACGGCCCTCAACTACGAGCCCAACGCCTACGCCAGCAGCCTGCGCCGCAACCTGAGCAAAACCATCGGGGTGGTCATTCCGAAGGTGGCCAACCACTTTTTTGCGCTCGCCATCAACGGCATCGAGGAAGCGGCCCGCCAGAGCGGCTACCACGTCCTCATCTACCTCACCCACGACGATTACGCCCGCGAAGTGTCCATCATGCAGCACCTCAAGGGCGGCCGCATCGACGGCCTGCTCATGTCCGTGGCCAGCGGCACCGAGGACTTTGCCCACATCAAAAGCCTGCAGGAAACCAACCTGCCCATCGTGTTTTTCGACCGGGTGTGCGCCGAGGTGGCCACCGCCAAAGTGACCACCAACGACTACGAAAGCGGCTACCGCGCCACCGAGCACCTGCTGCAGGCCGGCTGCCGCAACATTGCCCACCTGCTCATTTCCAACAACCTGTCCATTGGCCAGTTTCGGCAGCAGGGCTACCTCGACGCCCTGCAGGCCCACGGCCTGGCGCCTGACCCTGAGTTGGTACTGTCCGGCGTGATGGACAACGACCAGAACGTGGCGCTCATCCGCGAGCTGCTGCAGCGCCGGCCCGACATCGACGGCATCTTTGCCTCGGTCGAGCGGCTGGCCATCAGCACCTATCACGTGTGCCGCGAGCTGGGCCGCCGCAT
This DNA window, taken from Hymenobacter sp. 5317J-9, encodes the following:
- a CDS encoding LacI family DNA-binding transcriptional regulator; amino-acid sequence: MTPVNLKSLAEQLNMSIATVSRALRDSHEVSEATKARVRALATALNYEPNAYASSLRRNLSKTIGVVIPKVANHFFALAINGIEEAARQSGYHVLIYLTHDDYAREVSIMQHLKGGRIDGLLMSVASGTEDFAHIKSLQETNLPIVFFDRVCAEVATAKVTTNDYESGYRATEHLLQAGCRNIAHLLISNNLSIGQFRQQGYLDALQAHGLAPDPELVLSGVMDNDQNVALIRELLQRRPDIDGIFASVERLAISTYHVCRELGRRIPEDIKIIGFSNLEAASLLAPPLSTITQPAYDIGREAAKILLRAVEKKKPVLPSQSLVLESTLFERESTAPR